The DNA sequence TTCGCTGTGCCCTCAATGGTCCATTTAACAGCCCGCTCACGGTCCGGCTCTCATCTGCCCGGACTCTCTGTACGCGCTTGTGCCGTTTTTATCTCCATTTCATCGGTTTAGCAAGAAAATTATTAATTTTATTTTATATTATACACATCTTCAAAAATCTGTCAATAGTTTTTAAAAAATTTTTAAGAGGACAAACTCTGTTATAGCCTCCGGTATTTTTCCAGCAGACGGGCCGCCAACTGACTGTCCACGCGAACAAAGTCGTCGCCTAGTTCGCCGCCGCACTGTTTGCTGATCTCCATCGCTTCCTGATAAGTGGCAAAACGGGTTGCCTTTTTTAGGGGATTCTCTTCTCCCTCTAGAAAGAACAGGAACCCGATACGGTCCTTTTCCTGATTTGCAAAACAGAAGCAGCCGATTTCCACTGTTTTATTCTGTTTTTCCTCTACAATTGCAGCAAGACCGGCTTTGACAAGTTCCACCCCAACGTCATCCAGCCCAGCCTCAAAAATCAGGACTTTTTCCTTAAGCTCCATTGGGGACGTCACCGCGCGTTTCCGCACCCCGGCAAGCTGTGGGAAGCGCGTGTCTACTTCAACTTTCCGCAAAGCCTGTTTACTGCCCTCCGGCACCAGATACACCATAAATTTTTTCTCTTTATCGTGGTACAGACAGGGATAGACCAATTCTGCCTGATAGCCACAGTGCGGACACTGCCAGTCAAAAAGCGTTTCATCCAGAACTTTCTGCCGCAAAACCGGCTCTGTATTTGCGCTGATGCCTGTCCATAATTTTGTGCGTACCGGCTTTCCACACTGCGGGCAGCAGACATCCTTGCTTACCTGAGTAGACATAAAGCAAAAACACCTCCGTGTTTCTTCTCAAAATAATAATTGTATTATATCACATGTGACCCAGCTTTCCTACCCAAAAGCGTTCTTTCTGGAAATTTTTCATGGATATTCAGAAAAATTTTTCTTCTCCATAAATTATGCTGTTAAATAGCTGATAGATGCGTTATAATAAAAGCAGGTCTTAATTTTTCCGCACCGGCAGTGTTTCCGGTCGCGGTACGGAGGGAACAAAATGGGATTACTTGATTCTCTTGGAAGCCAGATGGCCAGCACATTTAACAGCCTGCGGGAAAAGAACCACCGCTCCGCTGTGATTAACCGCCTGCATATTGTCATTCAAAATGAGCGCGAAAACAGTGCCCGTGCTTATGTTGCACTCGGAAAATATTTTTATGAACACCTCCGCGATCAGGGTAATGCTGAGACGGACGCGCTCTGCGCCTGCATCGATGACAGCGACCGCCGTATGAAACGTGCCTTTGATCACATGGATGAAATCCGCGAATCCAATTTTGCTTCTGTTGATGAAACAGAATGCACCGACTGTAAAGATGACTGCGGTACCTGCAAATTCTATGAGGATAACGATGACGAGCAGGATGCGGAATCCTCCGATAAGGATAAAAAATCTGCTCCGCCAGTTCAGGAGCCTTCTACTGAGCAGCCGCAGCAGAAACCCGCTTCTTCCGCACAGCCAGCGCCAGCCGTAACCCCGGCTGATGAAGAAGCTGCGCCAGAGGAGCCGGAAACTTGAAGGGAAAAGTTTTAGTCGGCATGAGCGGCGGCGTGGACAGCAGCGTCGCCGCTCTTTTGCTGCAGAAAAGCGGCTGGGAAGTTGTTGGCTGCACGCTGCGCCTGCACTTGGATGACCCGTCTTTCCCGCCGCGGGAAGGCGGATGCTGTTCCTTTCAGGATGTGCAGGATGCACGCCGTGTTTGTTATGCGCTTGGCATTGACCATTTTGTCTTTAATTTTACAGAACTCTTTGAGCAAAAAGTAATTGACAATTTTGTCTCCGAATATGCCGTCGGCCGCACACCAAATCCCTGCATCCGCTGTAATCGCTGGCTTAAATTCGGTGCAATGCTTCGCCGTGCAGAAGAACTGGGCTGTGATGCCATTGCCACAGGTCATTATGCGAAAGTGCAGCAGGGACCGGACGGCCGCTGGCAGTTATATGCCTCCCCTTACGGCAAAGACCAGAGGAGAACTTATGACAAACACAGAATTAACAAAAACCCAGAAAAACGGAATTGACTATAATGCTGAAATGAAGAGAATCGGCTCTACTTTTATTAAGGATTGTGCGGAAGATGCAAAACCCAAGGTCGAAAAGCTTGGAGCAGATCTCTTCTCGTTAGCTTATAAGCGGTTTGTAGATTGGCTGAATTACGTTTTGGCTGCTTGACAAAAGAAGCGTCTCTTCGGAGGCGCTTTTTTCATGCCCTCACGGAGGTGACTGCCTATGGCATTGGATATACTGAAGGGCCGCAAGTGCATGGTCTGGACGTTCATGGGAAACGCCCGCATGTACACCGCGCTGAAGAATTACGGAGACCGCCTGTCACAGGTAGGTCTCTTTTCTTTTAAGGTGGACGCGACCGGAACGATTACCGAAACCGGCGTGGCCATCAGCGACATGCTGACCTACATCAATAAATACCTGCATATTACTTGGCTTCTGACCGTCCGCAACGACGGCGTGTCGAGCGTGTTCACAGCTCTTCGGGAGAATACGGACGGCGCACAGGACAAGTTTCTCACCGAGCTCGTGCGGATCATGGAGAAGTATCCGTGGTGCGCGGGCGTCGACATCGACCTCGAGCGCGGCGGCGATTATTCCACGCACGCCAAGTCGACGGCGATGTTCCGCAATATCTGGAACGCGGTCAAGAATTACGACAATACGAAGAAGATCAACATCTGCCTGCCCGGCATGAACGCTGTCAACGGCTCGGTCGGCGGCGAGAACTGGTGCGTGTAC is a window from the Caproicibacterium lactatifermentans genome containing:
- a CDS encoding tRNA-specific 2-thiouridylase, with the protein product MKGKVLVGMSGGVDSSVAALLLQKSGWEVVGCTLRLHLDDPSFPPREGGCCSFQDVQDARRVCYALGIDHFVFNFTELFEQKVIDNFVSEYAVGRTPNPCIRCNRWLKFGAMLRRAEELGCDAIATGHYAKVQQGPDGRWQLYASPYGKDQRRTYDKHRINKNPEKRN
- a CDS encoding CpXC domain-containing protein — its product is MSTQVSKDVCCPQCGKPVRTKLWTGISANTEPVLRQKVLDETLFDWQCPHCGYQAELVYPCLYHDKEKKFMVYLVPEGSKQALRKVEVDTRFPQLAGVRKRAVTSPMELKEKVLIFEAGLDDVGVELVKAGLAAIVEEKQNKTVEIGCFCFANQEKDRIGFLFFLEGEENPLKKATRFATYQEAMEISKQCGGELGDDFVRVDSQLAARLLEKYRRL